A window of the Tropheryma whipplei str. Twist genome harbors these coding sequences:
- the uvrB gene encoding excinuclease ABC subunit UvrB → MYKNLHPKYFRLAAEYDPSGDQPKAIGELSDRIESGETDIVLLGATGTGKSATIAWLIEKLARPTLIIAHNKTLAAQLANEFRKFFPDNAVEYFVSYYDYYQPEAYVPKTDTFIEKDASVNSEVERLRHRATTSLLTRRDVIVVATVSCIYGLGAPSEYLKAGFRLEVGQKISQRVLLERFTQLQYNRNDVGFERGNFRVRGDTIEIIPVYEEYTVRIEMWGDEIERVLCLHPVTGNVLSEQRGVLIFPASHYVTSSENLKRAIVDIRKELQQRLRYFKRNNSLLEAQRLETRTEYDIELMEQLGFCSGIENYSRHIDGRAPGEPPFCLLDYFDDDFLTVIDESHVTVPQIGSMHAGDFSRKKALVENGFRLPSAIDNRPLCFDEFRQRVGQVIYLSATPGKYELSKSDGVVEQIIRPTGLVDPKITVKPIKGQIDDLLEEIRKRKLLSERVLVTTLTKRMAEELTDFLSEAGVNVSYLHSDIDTLHRVELLTSLRMGRIDVLVGINLLREGLDLPEVSLVAILDADKEGFLRSTTSFIQTIGRAARHVSGEVHMYADNMTESMQKSIDETNRRRRIQQDYNRKMGVTPVPIKKTVSDITEVLSRPSRKIDCTILDSLPDPKIDGKQIKSHIKSLEAKMYMAAESLMFEEAAELRDEIQSLKEKFLKPRGSGGKIKQ, encoded by the coding sequence GTGTATAAAAACTTACATCCAAAATATTTTAGGCTCGCTGCCGAATATGATCCATCTGGCGATCAACCGAAGGCGATTGGGGAGCTGTCAGACAGAATAGAATCTGGTGAGACTGACATTGTGCTTCTTGGAGCTACGGGTACGGGAAAATCTGCAACAATTGCGTGGCTTATAGAAAAACTTGCAAGACCTACGCTTATCATTGCCCACAACAAGACTCTCGCAGCCCAGTTGGCAAATGAGTTTCGTAAGTTTTTTCCCGATAATGCGGTTGAATACTTTGTGTCTTATTACGATTACTACCAGCCAGAGGCATATGTTCCTAAAACTGACACTTTTATTGAAAAAGATGCTTCTGTCAATTCTGAGGTAGAAAGATTGCGACATAGGGCGACAACCTCTCTTTTGACCAGGCGTGACGTTATTGTTGTCGCCACCGTATCTTGCATATATGGTCTTGGTGCACCGTCTGAATATCTAAAAGCAGGCTTTAGGCTTGAGGTTGGTCAAAAGATTTCGCAACGAGTTCTTTTGGAAAGATTTACACAGCTTCAATACAACAGGAATGATGTCGGATTTGAAAGAGGCAATTTTCGGGTTCGTGGCGACACGATTGAGATAATTCCAGTCTACGAAGAATATACAGTTCGCATTGAAATGTGGGGCGATGAAATTGAAAGGGTTCTCTGTTTGCATCCAGTTACGGGAAATGTACTCTCGGAACAGAGAGGTGTTCTAATATTTCCGGCCTCGCACTATGTTACAAGTTCAGAGAATCTAAAAAGAGCAATTGTGGATATACGAAAAGAACTGCAGCAGCGACTCCGATATTTTAAGCGAAACAATAGCTTACTTGAAGCACAGAGACTTGAAACGCGCACAGAATACGATATAGAACTTATGGAACAGTTGGGTTTCTGCTCGGGGATAGAAAATTACTCAAGACATATTGATGGTAGAGCGCCCGGCGAACCGCCATTTTGTCTATTAGATTATTTTGATGATGATTTTTTAACCGTCATTGATGAGTCCCATGTTACTGTTCCGCAGATAGGAAGCATGCATGCGGGTGACTTTTCAAGAAAAAAGGCCCTCGTTGAAAATGGATTTCGCTTACCCAGTGCAATTGACAATCGTCCTCTATGTTTTGATGAATTTCGTCAGAGAGTGGGGCAGGTGATATATCTATCAGCCACACCAGGTAAATATGAGCTGAGTAAATCAGATGGTGTGGTTGAACAAATAATTAGACCAACAGGACTGGTTGATCCAAAGATTACGGTAAAACCAATAAAAGGTCAGATAGATGATCTTTTGGAAGAAATTCGAAAACGTAAATTGCTCTCAGAAAGAGTTCTTGTAACAACACTTACTAAGCGCATGGCTGAAGAATTAACAGATTTTCTATCTGAGGCTGGTGTGAATGTCAGTTATTTGCACTCGGATATTGATACGCTGCATCGCGTGGAGCTCTTGACGAGTTTACGCATGGGGAGAATTGATGTTCTTGTTGGGATAAATTTACTTCGCGAAGGTTTGGATTTACCCGAAGTAAGTCTTGTTGCAATTTTAGATGCGGATAAAGAAGGGTTTCTGCGTTCAACAACATCATTTATTCAAACAATCGGACGTGCAGCTCGGCATGTGTCGGGCGAAGTGCATATGTACGCTGATAATATGACCGAGTCAATGCAGAAAAGTATTGATGAAACAAATCGACGCAGGCGAATCCAGCAGGATTACAATCGCAAGATGGGCGTAACACCTGTTCCGATAAAAAAAACAGTAAGTGACATAACAGAGGTATTGTCAAGACCTTCGCGAAAAATAGATTGCACAATTCTTGACAGCTTGCCTGATCCAAAGATAGATGGAAAGCAGATAAAGTCTCATATAAAGAGTCTTGAGGCAAAAATGTATATGGCAGCCGAGAGTTTAATGTTCGAAGAAGCCGCAGAATTACGTGATGAAATACAGTCCCTCAAGGAGAAGTTCCTAAAACCGCGAGGCAGTGGCGGGAAAATTAAACAGTAA
- the uvrA gene encoding excinuclease ABC subunit UvrA, producing MSSRRSFLRVKNARVHNLKNLNVRIPRNSMTVFTGLSGSGKSSLAFDTIFAEGQRRYIESLSAYARQFLERLDRPEVDSIDGLSPSVAIDQKTTSRNPRSTVGTVTEIFDYLRLLWARVGVLHCPECDLPVQKQTIQQIVDSIAKIPHGERFMLLSPLVRQKKGEFVDLFSRLTTSGFSRVVVDEEIYLLTEVPKLKKNSRHTIKVVVDRLVSEDNMLTRLTDSIETAFGLSNICEVQTFKGDVFRFSINSACPNLHFLNFDKIEPRTFSFNSPVGACPDCDGIGTVRSVNMTTLVPDIQLSVEKIALDLIGKKIVSKNFMREISALARNLKFTLNTPWSDLTDYVQNTILHAKNFLLHNTRVRYYTGLVRKIERDVSENSGGSLSGYLYNSPCRSCSGKRLRASSLCVKVSNKNIIDVCDMPLDGILHFFKALDIPRKFEKISSPILREIISRLEFLIELGLGYLTLSRSITTISGGESQRIRLATQIGSGLTEVLYVLDEPSIGLHKRDNEKLIKLLLNLRNRGNTLIVVEHDEETIRSSDWIVDIGPGAGRMGGQVVYSGPVGKMPSRSLTGKYLSGELMVSTPKKRRVSSCGITLSGAKENNLKNITVFFPLKTFIVITGVSGSGKSTLVNSVLCKALSNICKGNTPSENNCQDADCTDACTVRNGMQHNEQTVRLAPALDGAENISKVVHIDQKPIGRTPRSNLATYTGVFDKIRDIFSKTPTARARGYSPGRFSFNLKGGRCEKCKGDGCIKVEMNFLPDVYVDCEDCNGMRYNRDTLQVLYNNMSIHDVLTMPVCEAVEFFRAIPSIHQPLKLMDEIGLGYMTLGQPAPTLSGGEAQRIKLAAQLQKRTAQDVLYVLDEPTTGLHFHDVRQLLEILHRLVDNGNTVIVIEHNLDVIKTADHVIDMGPEGGNAGGSVVACGTPEEVALHPDSATGYFLKKCL from the coding sequence GTGTCAAGTCGCAGGTCATTTTTGCGCGTTAAAAACGCGCGGGTTCACAATTTAAAAAACCTTAATGTGCGGATTCCGAGAAATTCAATGACTGTTTTTACAGGCCTTTCCGGCTCCGGAAAGTCAAGTCTTGCATTTGACACTATTTTTGCTGAGGGGCAGAGGCGGTACATAGAGTCTCTTTCTGCATATGCAAGACAGTTTTTAGAAAGACTTGATAGGCCGGAGGTGGATTCTATCGACGGACTCAGCCCATCAGTGGCGATTGACCAAAAAACCACAAGTAGAAATCCGCGCTCTACCGTCGGTACGGTCACGGAAATATTTGATTATTTGCGGCTTCTGTGGGCGCGTGTTGGGGTTTTGCACTGTCCGGAATGTGATTTACCCGTACAAAAACAGACTATTCAGCAGATAGTAGATTCAATTGCCAAGATTCCACACGGTGAAAGATTCATGCTCTTATCACCACTTGTACGACAAAAAAAGGGGGAATTTGTTGATCTTTTCTCGAGGCTTACCACATCTGGTTTTTCGCGAGTTGTTGTTGATGAAGAAATTTATTTACTAACAGAAGTTCCGAAACTTAAAAAAAATTCGCGCCACACAATAAAAGTTGTTGTAGATAGGCTTGTTTCTGAGGACAATATGCTAACTCGGTTAACAGATTCAATTGAAACCGCATTTGGCCTTTCGAATATTTGTGAAGTTCAAACCTTCAAAGGTGATGTATTTCGCTTTTCTATAAACTCAGCATGCCCGAATTTACACTTTCTGAACTTTGACAAAATAGAGCCGAGAACCTTCTCGTTTAATTCACCTGTCGGCGCATGTCCCGACTGTGACGGGATCGGCACAGTTCGATCTGTCAATATGACCACATTAGTGCCTGATATACAGCTTTCAGTTGAGAAGATAGCGCTAGACCTTATAGGTAAAAAAATTGTTTCAAAAAACTTCATGCGCGAGATATCAGCCCTTGCTAGGAATCTTAAATTCACCCTCAATACCCCGTGGAGTGATCTTACAGATTACGTACAAAACACAATACTGCACGCAAAAAATTTTCTATTACACAACACTAGAGTGCGGTATTACACGGGTCTTGTAAGAAAGATAGAAAGGGATGTATCAGAAAACTCTGGAGGATCTCTTTCGGGTTATTTATACAACTCACCGTGTCGTTCGTGCTCTGGAAAGCGCCTTAGGGCATCGTCACTCTGCGTCAAAGTGTCTAACAAAAATATTATTGATGTTTGTGATATGCCTCTTGACGGAATACTCCACTTTTTTAAAGCATTGGATATTCCAAGAAAATTTGAGAAAATATCCTCTCCAATACTCAGAGAAATTATCTCAAGACTGGAGTTTCTGATTGAACTCGGTCTTGGGTATTTAACTTTGTCACGAAGTATTACAACAATTTCTGGAGGTGAGTCCCAAAGAATAAGATTGGCAACTCAAATCGGCTCAGGTCTCACGGAGGTGCTTTATGTTCTGGACGAACCGAGCATTGGTCTACACAAGAGAGATAACGAGAAGCTTATAAAGCTATTGCTGAATCTTAGGAACCGCGGGAATACGCTTATCGTTGTTGAGCATGATGAAGAGACGATTAGATCTTCGGATTGGATAGTTGATATAGGGCCTGGTGCGGGGAGAATGGGCGGGCAGGTCGTTTATTCTGGTCCAGTCGGTAAAATGCCCAGTCGTAGTCTTACAGGAAAATACCTCTCGGGTGAACTTATGGTCTCTACACCGAAGAAGCGCCGAGTTTCTTCGTGTGGAATTACCCTCTCGGGTGCAAAAGAAAATAATCTAAAAAATATAACGGTTTTCTTTCCATTAAAAACCTTTATAGTCATTACAGGTGTTTCTGGCTCTGGGAAATCAACCTTAGTAAACTCTGTTTTGTGCAAAGCGCTCTCGAATATTTGCAAGGGGAATACGCCTTCCGAGAATAATTGTCAGGATGCAGATTGTACTGATGCTTGTACGGTACGCAATGGGATGCAGCACAATGAACAGACTGTTCGTTTGGCACCTGCACTGGATGGTGCGGAGAATATCTCAAAAGTTGTTCATATAGACCAGAAGCCTATCGGACGAACTCCGAGGTCAAATTTGGCGACTTATACCGGGGTGTTTGACAAAATAAGGGATATTTTTTCTAAAACACCAACAGCTCGTGCGAGGGGGTATTCACCAGGTCGATTTAGTTTTAATCTCAAAGGTGGACGATGTGAAAAATGTAAGGGTGATGGATGCATAAAGGTTGAAATGAATTTTTTGCCCGATGTTTATGTGGATTGCGAGGATTGCAATGGAATGCGGTACAACAGAGACACGCTCCAGGTTCTCTACAACAATATGAGTATACATGATGTATTAACAATGCCGGTTTGTGAAGCTGTTGAGTTTTTTAGGGCTATTCCATCTATACATCAACCATTGAAACTCATGGATGAAATAGGGCTCGGCTACATGACTTTAGGTCAACCCGCGCCCACACTGTCCGGTGGGGAAGCTCAAAGGATAAAGCTTGCCGCGCAACTTCAAAAACGCACTGCACAGGATGTTCTGTATGTTCTGGATGAACCAACAACCGGGTTACATTTTCATGATGTTAGGCAGTTGCTTGAGATACTTCATAGACTGGTTGATAACGGCAACACAGTTATCGTAATTGAGCATAATCTGGATGTTATAAAAACAGCAGACCACGTAATAGATATGGGCCCTGAAGGGGGTAATGCTGGTGGGTCAGTGGTTGCTTGCGGTACACCAGAAGAAGTTGCACTCCATCCCGACAGTGCAACAGGTTATTTCCTTAAAAAATGCTTGTGA
- the uvrC gene encoding excinuclease ABC subunit UvrC: protein MYPPRRIEIPCKPGVYRFEDENGRILYVGKAKNLRNRLGSYFTNARRGRRISYMLSISKKVGWTCVADDIEALRLEYSWIKEFAPPCNVKLKDDKAYPFLAVTIGEQVPRLLITRRKIQYATHFGPYPKVFHLRETVSLLHKIFQIRTCSPTNYKRAIASGMPCFEGQINKCFGPCSLKTTHLQYQKRIKNLMAFLEGQSSSLLESLKKKMLKASKNKEYEEAAILRDKIQAAQTVLSRSAVLLDETVSADFIAVVSDNSIASVQCFRVIAGRIKSVYSWHFEQQEDQSASELLSQSIIQVYDKLSLPKRIVLFDKPSYLSALSAHLNDKNIDRSLEIEIVYHPNEQERRLLETVKDNALSELERHRLRRSSDYTERHRSLFELQKYLNLNSLPVRIECFDISHLLGTNTSGSMVVFENGEPKKSAYRHFNIHIDQNNDTASMFSLICRRLRSLESVAQDSPDYPHLMIIDGGKPQLSAAVGALQEVGLKIPVFALSKRLEELWSPGVKTSLILPPNSESLFLLQKIRDESHRFALKQQTRRREAYLTSELFRIPGLGKQKVMQLLRRFSSFAEIRQASIEDISALPGFGVKTAEKIKECAEAFSLK from the coding sequence ATGTACCCACCAAGGAGGATAGAGATACCCTGCAAACCGGGGGTTTATAGATTTGAAGATGAAAATGGACGTATTCTCTATGTTGGTAAGGCAAAAAATCTTCGCAATCGCTTGGGAAGTTACTTCACGAATGCAAGGCGAGGGCGCCGTATTTCGTATATGCTGTCTATTTCCAAAAAGGTTGGGTGGACGTGCGTCGCAGACGATATAGAGGCACTGAGACTTGAATATTCATGGATAAAAGAATTTGCCCCGCCTTGTAACGTGAAATTGAAAGATGATAAAGCCTATCCGTTCTTGGCTGTGACAATAGGCGAACAGGTGCCTAGACTTTTGATTACCAGAAGAAAAATTCAGTACGCTACGCATTTTGGTCCATATCCAAAAGTGTTTCATCTTCGGGAAACAGTTAGCTTGTTGCACAAGATATTTCAAATAAGGACCTGTTCTCCGACAAACTATAAAAGGGCAATTGCCTCTGGGATGCCGTGTTTTGAAGGGCAGATTAATAAGTGTTTCGGGCCATGTTCTTTAAAAACAACCCATCTTCAATATCAGAAAAGAATAAAAAATCTCATGGCTTTTCTAGAGGGTCAATCTTCTTCTCTTTTAGAATCTCTGAAGAAAAAAATGCTCAAGGCATCTAAGAACAAAGAATACGAAGAGGCGGCAATTTTGCGAGATAAGATACAAGCCGCACAAACGGTTTTATCCAGGAGCGCGGTTCTGCTAGATGAAACAGTGTCGGCAGACTTTATCGCCGTCGTATCCGATAATTCTATCGCTTCAGTACAGTGCTTTCGAGTAATTGCTGGTCGCATAAAATCTGTGTATTCATGGCATTTTGAACAACAGGAAGATCAGTCAGCTTCTGAGCTTTTGTCCCAGTCGATTATTCAGGTGTATGACAAACTAAGCCTTCCGAAAAGGATTGTTCTTTTTGACAAACCGAGTTATCTTAGTGCACTCTCGGCTCATTTGAACGACAAAAATATTGACAGGTCGCTCGAAATAGAAATTGTATATCACCCGAATGAGCAGGAAAGGAGACTTTTAGAGACTGTAAAAGATAATGCGCTTTCGGAATTGGAAAGACACAGATTGAGGCGTTCTTCTGATTACACCGAGAGGCATAGATCTCTCTTTGAGTTACAAAAATATTTGAACTTGAATTCATTGCCGGTGCGCATTGAATGTTTTGACATTTCTCATCTCTTGGGCACAAACACCTCGGGAAGCATGGTGGTTTTCGAGAACGGAGAGCCAAAGAAATCGGCGTATCGCCACTTTAATATACATATTGATCAGAACAATGACACTGCTTCGATGTTCTCGCTTATATGTCGTAGGTTAAGGTCCCTCGAGTCAGTTGCACAAGATTCGCCGGATTATCCACACTTGATGATTATCGATGGTGGTAAGCCTCAGCTATCAGCAGCTGTGGGGGCATTACAAGAGGTGGGTTTAAAGATTCCTGTTTTTGCACTATCAAAAAGACTTGAAGAGCTCTGGTCGCCAGGGGTCAAAACCTCACTTATTCTTCCACCTAACAGCGAATCGCTGTTCTTATTACAGAAGATTAGAGATGAATCTCACAGGTTTGCGCTAAAACAACAGACAAGACGGCGTGAGGCATATTTGACAAGTGAGCTCTTCCGCATTCCGGGCCTTGGTAAACAGAAAGTTATGCAGCTTTTGCGAAGATTTTCTTCATTTGCTGAAATTCGGCAGGCTTCCATTGAAGATATATCTGCATTGCCAGGGTTTGGTGTAAAAACCGCCGAGAAAATCAAGGAATGTGCAGAAGCATTCTCTTTGAAATAA
- the whiA gene encoding DNA-binding protein WhiA, translating into MNSLLQALHLLRCDLLSLPIGDAQTRSAELTALLRFGADLNIIKRRVVIEVKLCGSLLLNRVESVLRNIYGITPKLIRSTPRNDIGESCFLLRIDDPSLARKLGLIDTSLAPVRGLPNHLALASGSALKGLVRGAILASGVFTESTRKFAMEVYAPSNETALCLQGSINKLNVIAKIKEVRGSYKVVIRDIDNVAPLLRNVGARNSVEKIEQFIKLRHPENLGPRLPNFDDANLRRSAIAAASSVRRIERALQILKGDAPQHLLYAGQLRLNNTHASLEELGKLAEPAMTKDAIAGRIRRLLCLADKRAKTLGIPDTFS; encoded by the coding sequence GTGAATTCCCTGTTGCAAGCCCTTCACCTCTTGAGATGTGATTTACTCTCTCTTCCGATAGGGGATGCTCAAACAAGATCAGCTGAACTAACGGCACTGTTGCGCTTTGGGGCTGACCTGAACATAATAAAGAGACGTGTCGTTATAGAGGTAAAACTGTGTGGATCCTTGCTTCTGAACAGAGTTGAAAGTGTTTTGAGGAATATATACGGTATTACCCCAAAGCTTATTCGTTCAACCCCCCGCAACGATATAGGTGAGAGTTGCTTTCTTCTGAGAATTGATGACCCATCTTTAGCAAGGAAATTAGGGCTTATTGATACGTCGCTTGCGCCCGTACGGGGATTGCCAAATCATCTTGCCCTTGCATCTGGTTCTGCACTAAAGGGACTGGTAAGGGGTGCAATCCTTGCATCTGGAGTGTTCACAGAATCGACACGCAAATTCGCGATGGAAGTTTATGCACCAAGTAATGAAACAGCTCTTTGCCTACAGGGGTCTATCAATAAGTTGAATGTTATTGCAAAAATAAAGGAAGTGAGGGGCTCTTACAAGGTTGTTATTCGCGATATCGATAATGTTGCCCCTCTTCTTCGTAATGTTGGAGCGCGAAACAGCGTCGAAAAAATTGAACAATTTATTAAATTGCGGCACCCAGAAAATTTAGGTCCACGCTTACCAAATTTTGATGATGCCAATTTGAGGCGTAGTGCAATAGCTGCGGCTAGCTCTGTTAGAAGGATTGAGCGGGCATTACAGATTCTTAAGGGAGATGCCCCACAACATTTGTTGTATGCTGGGCAGTTGCGCCTAAACAATACGCATGCGAGCCTTGAGGAACTTGGCAAACTTGCTGAACCGGCTATGACTAAAGATGCTATCGCAGGCAGAATTCGTCGGCTTTTATGCCTTGCCGATAAAAGGGCCAAAACCCTGGGGATTCCTGATACATTCTCTTAG
- a CDS encoding superoxide dismutase translates to MLLYTLPDLPYGYSALEPYISGKIMELHHSKHHKAYVDGANQALEQLCEARDKGDFSRVPQLQKNLAFNLAGHKNHSVFWSVLTPEVGQAPAGPFLEVIERDFGSFDSFMNHFSAAALSIQGSGWAVLSWEPVASRLIIQQFYDHQNNAVSARNLLLLDMWEHAYYLDYLNVKADYVKAFWSIVNWHGVTDKFLKIAGRSVV, encoded by the coding sequence TTGTTGTTGTATACGCTCCCTGATCTGCCTTACGGTTATTCTGCTCTAGAGCCCTATATAAGCGGAAAAATCATGGAGCTTCATCACTCAAAGCATCACAAGGCGTATGTTGACGGCGCAAATCAAGCTCTGGAGCAGCTTTGTGAAGCACGTGATAAAGGTGATTTTTCTAGGGTGCCACAATTGCAAAAGAATCTGGCGTTTAATCTTGCCGGGCATAAGAATCATTCTGTTTTTTGGAGTGTTCTAACCCCCGAGGTTGGTCAGGCACCGGCCGGTCCCTTTCTTGAGGTTATTGAGCGGGATTTTGGCAGCTTCGACTCTTTCATGAATCATTTTTCGGCCGCAGCCTTGAGCATACAGGGCTCTGGGTGGGCCGTTCTGTCATGGGAGCCGGTCGCATCAAGGCTTATTATTCAGCAATTTTATGATCATCAAAATAACGCAGTATCTGCGAGGAATCTCCTCCTCCTCGATATGTGGGAGCATGCGTATTACTTAGACTATTTAAATGTAAAAGCTGATTACGTAAAGGCTTTTTGGAGTATAGTCAATTGGCATGGCGTTACAGATAAGTTTTTGAAAATTGCCGGCAGGTCTGTCGTTTAG
- the gap gene encoding type I glyceraldehyde-3-phosphate dehydrogenase, with amino-acid sequence MTVKIAINGFGRIGRGFFRALSSPSCIDGPEIDVVAINDLTSPEVLAHLLRRDTIFGRFPESVCHDGTKLLVGKREVAVFSEKDPSSIPWNGVDIVIESTGLFTDANLASGHITAGSKRVIISAPAKNEDATFVVGVNHTDYDPNKHSIVSNASCTTNCLAPLAKVFDDTFGIERGLMTTVHAYTADQRLQDAPHSDLRRARAAAMNLVPTSTGAASAIGLVLPNLKGKLDGFAIRVPVITGSITDLSLVSKTDVSAPEVNEAYRRAALGPLKGILCYSEDPLVSSDIVADGHSCIYDANLLRISGNMVKLSAWYDNEWAYSRRLVDLAKYMASVGL; translated from the coding sequence GTGACGGTCAAAATAGCAATTAATGGCTTTGGAAGAATTGGTCGTGGCTTTTTCAGGGCTTTATCTTCTCCCTCGTGCATTGATGGTCCTGAGATAGATGTTGTTGCAATTAATGACCTGACCTCGCCTGAAGTGTTGGCGCATCTTCTAAGACGGGACACAATTTTTGGGCGCTTCCCTGAAAGTGTTTGCCATGATGGCACCAAGTTACTTGTTGGAAAAAGGGAGGTCGCAGTTTTTTCCGAAAAAGACCCCTCTTCAATTCCATGGAATGGTGTTGATATCGTCATAGAGTCAACGGGTTTATTTACAGATGCAAATCTCGCGTCTGGACATATAACTGCCGGCAGTAAGCGGGTTATAATTTCCGCACCGGCAAAGAACGAGGATGCCACCTTCGTCGTTGGTGTCAACCATACAGACTATGATCCAAACAAGCACAGCATAGTGTCTAATGCTTCGTGTACTACAAATTGCCTGGCGCCCCTGGCAAAGGTTTTTGATGATACGTTCGGCATAGAGCGTGGCCTGATGACAACCGTCCACGCATACACGGCTGATCAGAGGTTGCAGGACGCACCGCATAGTGATTTGCGGCGTGCGCGAGCAGCGGCAATGAACCTCGTTCCGACATCCACCGGCGCGGCGTCCGCGATAGGATTGGTTCTCCCAAATCTCAAGGGGAAGCTTGATGGGTTTGCCATCAGAGTTCCTGTTATAACGGGATCAATAACAGATCTCTCACTTGTGTCAAAAACAGATGTTTCCGCTCCGGAGGTCAATGAGGCCTATAGACGAGCGGCATTGGGCCCCCTGAAAGGGATCCTCTGTTATTCAGAGGATCCGCTTGTTTCAAGTGATATAGTCGCTGACGGTCATTCTTGTATATATGATGCCAATCTTTTGCGGATTTCTGGCAATATGGTCAAGCTATCTGCCTGGTATGACAATGAATGGGCATATTCTCGGCGGCTGGTTGATTTGGCCAAATATATGGCGTCTGTTGGGCTCTGA
- a CDS encoding phosphoglycerate kinase, whose translation MRTLGGFTFPCDAPVFVRVDFNVPMDEVGTITDDLRIRASLPTIESLLGRGAPLILISHLGRPVKNEQQGFSLKPCAERLSEYIGVNVPLVDFLDLDTKLYGELTRHLDKSGIVLFENIRFFAEETSKAQADRRILAEQLAPFAGAYVNDAFGASHRRHASVYELAQAFSNKAAGFLIESEMQAFSHLASEAKRPYTVILGGAKLSDKLRLIENILPTVDRLLLCGGMAFTFLAAQGCETGKSLLEESFIPEANKIIDFAKQNNVELILPVDVIEARSLTSPLGVVSKAESISYMGLDIGPETQSIFRNVIQDSKTVFWNGPAGLFENPSFSNGTRALLDALSSSSAFTFIGGGDTAAAVSLLGFDYGDFSHVSTGGGACLELLEGKILPALEVL comes from the coding sequence TTGAGAACTCTTGGCGGTTTCACCTTTCCTTGTGATGCTCCTGTTTTTGTCCGGGTTGATTTCAATGTGCCTATGGATGAGGTCGGCACAATAACGGATGATCTGCGTATAAGAGCTTCCCTTCCGACTATAGAAAGCTTGCTTGGCCGTGGCGCGCCACTTATATTGATTTCTCATCTCGGGCGACCGGTTAAAAATGAGCAGCAAGGATTTTCCCTAAAACCCTGTGCTGAGCGACTATCGGAATATATCGGAGTCAATGTACCGCTTGTGGATTTTCTTGATCTAGATACAAAGCTTTATGGTGAACTTACTAGGCATCTGGACAAGTCTGGGATAGTTCTTTTTGAAAATATACGATTTTTTGCCGAGGAAACTTCAAAGGCACAGGCTGATCGAAGGATTCTGGCTGAGCAACTTGCGCCTTTTGCGGGTGCGTATGTCAATGATGCCTTTGGTGCTTCCCACAGGAGGCATGCTAGTGTGTATGAGCTTGCACAGGCTTTCTCAAATAAGGCGGCAGGCTTTTTAATTGAATCAGAGATGCAGGCTTTTTCACATCTTGCCAGCGAGGCCAAGCGTCCCTATACCGTTATTCTCGGCGGGGCAAAATTATCGGACAAGCTACGGCTTATAGAGAATATCCTGCCAACGGTTGATCGTCTGTTACTGTGTGGTGGAATGGCATTTACATTTTTAGCGGCACAGGGGTGTGAAACAGGCAAAAGTCTCCTGGAAGAGAGTTTTATCCCGGAGGCAAATAAAATCATTGATTTTGCTAAGCAAAATAATGTTGAACTTATACTTCCGGTAGATGTTATTGAGGCGCGAAGCCTAACTTCACCCCTTGGGGTTGTAAGTAAAGCTGAATCTATATCTTATATGGGTCTTGATATAGGTCCTGAAACTCAGAGTATCTTTAGAAATGTAATACAAGATTCGAAAACTGTTTTTTGGAATGGCCCGGCTGGTTTATTTGAAAACCCAAGCTTTTCAAATGGAACACGTGCACTGCTTGATGCATTGTCGTCTTCTAGTGCGTTTACATTTATCGGAGGAGGCGATACAGCAGCAGCTGTTAGCCTTCTTGGTTTTGATTATGGAGATTTTAGTCATGTTTCAACAGGCGGTGGTGCCTGCCTTGAACTGCTAGAGGGAAAAATATTGCCAGCATTAGAGGTTTTATAA